Proteins found in one Helicobacter sp. NHP19-003 genomic segment:
- the hemN gene encoding oxygen-independent coproporphyrinogen III oxidase: MQELDFNKYASYSKPGPRYTSYPTAVEFNPSFQEADLLEAFKRADQNIPLSLYFHLPFCKSACYFCACSVIYTNSQSKKERYIGYLAKELELLKSHLDTQRSVVQLHFGGGTPTFYNAAQLERIIQKIKETFHNFSKEAELSCEIDPRHFSLEQMQVLKKHGFNRLSFGVQDFDPQVQVAINRLQSVDLVHEKVQIARDFGINSINFDLIYGLPLQTIKSFEKTLLEVLKLNPDRLAVFNYAHVPWVKHTMKIDPKTLPSPQEKLALLQFLIGFLKGHGYEMIGMDHFAKKDNELYLALQNKQLRRNFQGYTTKKFSQTIGVGVTSIGEGQDYYTQNFKDLKRYEQALDSGHLPVERGIRLSTEDRLRKEVIMHLMNNLELDFSSIEKAFDIDFKTHFKDALNALKPYEQEGLVVINEGGLTTSPTGAMLVRNLAMVFDAYLGAQSGAQRFSQTL, encoded by the coding sequence GTGCAAGAGTTAGACTTTAATAAATACGCTTCTTACTCTAAGCCCGGTCCGCGCTACACGAGCTACCCCACCGCCGTGGAATTCAACCCGAGCTTTCAAGAAGCCGACCTGCTAGAGGCGTTTAAGCGGGCGGATCAAAATATCCCCCTTTCCTTGTACTTCCATTTGCCCTTTTGCAAGAGTGCGTGCTATTTTTGCGCCTGCAGTGTAATTTACACAAATAGCCAAAGCAAGAAGGAACGCTACATTGGGTATTTGGCTAAAGAGTTGGAGCTGTTAAAATCCCATTTAGACACGCAAAGAAGTGTTGTACAATTGCACTTTGGTGGGGGTACGCCCACTTTTTACAACGCCGCACAATTAGAACGCATCATCCAAAAAATCAAAGAAACTTTCCACAATTTTTCTAAAGAAGCGGAACTGAGCTGTGAGATCGACCCAAGGCACTTTAGCCTAGAGCAAATGCAAGTGCTCAAAAAACACGGCTTTAACCGCCTAAGCTTTGGGGTGCAAGACTTTGACCCACAAGTGCAAGTGGCGATCAACCGTTTACAAAGCGTGGATTTAGTGCACGAAAAGGTGCAAATCGCCCGGGATTTTGGGATCAACTCCATTAATTTTGACTTGATCTATGGCTTGCCCTTGCAAACCATTAAAAGTTTTGAAAAGACCTTGCTAGAAGTTTTGAAACTCAACCCCGATCGCTTGGCGGTCTTTAATTATGCCCATGTCCCCTGGGTCAAACACACCATGAAAATTGACCCCAAAACCCTGCCAAGCCCCCAAGAAAAACTTGCGCTTTTGCAATTTTTGATCGGCTTTTTAAAAGGGCATGGTTATGAAATGATCGGGATGGACCACTTTGCCAAAAAGGACAACGAGCTGTATTTGGCCTTACAAAACAAGCAACTTAGGCGCAACTTTCAAGGCTACACCACGAAAAAATTCTCCCAAACCATTGGTGTGGGCGTTACCAGCATCGGCGAGGGGCAAGACTACTACACGCAAAACTTTAAGGACCTGAAACGCTACGAGCAGGCCCTAGATAGTGGGCATTTGCCCGTAGAGCGGGGGATTAGGCTGAGCACAGAAGACCGCCTAAGAAAAGAAGTCATCATGCACCTGATGAACAATTTGGAGCTGGATTTTAGCAGCATTGAAAAAGCTTTTGACATTGACTTTAAAACGCATTTTAAAGATGCGTTAAACGCCCTAAAACCCTACGAGCAAGAGGGTTTGGTGGTGATCAATGAGGGGGGACTCACAACCAGCCCCACGGGGGCGATGCTCGTGCGTAATTTGGCGATGGTGTTTGACGCGTATTTGGGAGCGCAAAGTGGCGCGCAGCGGTTTAGCCAAACACTCTAG